Proteins co-encoded in one bacterium HR17 genomic window:
- the opuCC gene encoding Glycine betaine/carnitine/choline-binding protein OpuCC, which yields MGDWVNFVIQRLPELQQKLIEHLILTGISTAFAIAIGLPIGMLILRWASLRTIVLSFANAVQTIPSLAMLAFLLPLFGIGVKPALVALTLYALLPIVRNTYAGLSTLPPPVLEAADGLGFTRWQRLLYVEIPLAIPVILAGIRTAAVIGVGIATLSAFIGAGGLGDFINRGLALNNTRLVLLGAIPAALLALFVDFALGLAEDWLRAGRKPKALRVRTSVFVGLTIAVFIGGLWANQALRQAEGSEVGVVRIGTKNFTEQLILGELLAQLIEAHTPLRVERKFNLGGTVICHQALVRGDIDLYPEYTGTALTAILKMPTLGEPDEVLAIVRREYRLKFQCEWLEPFGFNNTYAIAVRRSDAEKQGWRKISDLKPVAKNLLAGFTSEFRERPDGYVGLKRVYGFEFGRVLDMDPALMYQALARGKVDVICAFATDGRIPAYDLMLLEDDRKFFPPYHAAPVIRMEVLQTFPELRQVLNLLAGAISDETMQRLNYEVDENKRSPKEVAREFLAEKGF from the coding sequence ATGGGCGATTGGGTAAACTTCGTCATCCAACGGTTGCCAGAGTTGCAACAAAAGTTAATTGAGCACCTCATCTTGACAGGCATATCAACGGCTTTCGCCATCGCCATTGGGTTACCGATTGGCATGCTCATTTTGCGTTGGGCGTCGTTGCGAACGATTGTTTTGAGTTTCGCCAACGCCGTCCAAACAATCCCCAGTTTGGCGATGTTGGCATTTTTGCTGCCCCTCTTCGGCATCGGGGTCAAACCCGCACTGGTTGCCCTCACCCTTTACGCTCTGTTGCCTATCGTCCGAAACACTTACGCGGGATTGAGCACCCTTCCACCACCTGTTTTGGAGGCAGCGGACGGGCTGGGTTTCACGCGGTGGCAGAGGTTGCTTTATGTGGAAATTCCGTTGGCGATACCTGTCATTTTAGCAGGCATTCGCACTGCTGCTGTTATCGGTGTCGGCATCGCAACCCTTTCAGCCTTCATCGGCGCAGGCGGTTTGGGCGATTTCATCAATCGCGGTTTGGCGCTGAACAATACAAGGTTGGTTCTGCTCGGTGCCATACCAGCAGCCTTGTTGGCTCTTTTTGTGGATTTCGCTTTGGGGTTGGCGGAAGATTGGCTGCGGGCAGGAAGGAAGCCGAAAGCGCTGCGGGTGAGAACATCGGTTTTCGTTGGCTTGACAATTGCTGTTTTTATCGGCGGTCTTTGGGCAAACCAAGCACTTCGTCAAGCCGAGGGCAGTGAGGTCGGTGTCGTCCGTATCGGCACGAAAAATTTCACCGAACAGTTGATTTTGGGTGAATTGTTGGCGCAGTTGATTGAAGCACACACGCCTTTGCGAGTGGAGCGCAAGTTCAATTTAGGTGGAACAGTTATTTGCCATCAAGCCCTTGTTCGTGGCGATATTGACCTTTACCCCGAATACACGGGCACAGCCTTGACAGCGATTTTGAAAATGCCGACCCTCGGCGAACCCGACGAAGTGTTGGCTATTGTGCGACGAGAGTATCGGCTCAAGTTCCAATGCGAATGGCTTGAGCCCTTCGGGTTCAACAACACCTACGCCATCGCTGTTCGGAGAAGCGATGCTGAAAAACAAGGTTGGCGGAAAATCAGTGACCTCAAACCTGTGGCGAAAAATTTGCTGGCAGGGTTCACCTCTGAGTTTCGGGAACGACCCGACGGTTATGTCGGTTTGAAAAGGGTTTACGGGTTTGAGTTCGGACGCGTTTTGGACATGGACCCAGCGTTGATGTATCAAGCGTTGGCTCGCGGCAAAGTGGATGTCATCTGTGCTTTTGCTACCGATGGACGCATCCCCGCTTACGATCTCATGCTCCTTGAAGACGACCGAAAATTCTTCCCACCCTACCACGCAGCGCCCGTCATCAGGATGGAAGTTTTGCAAACCTTTCCCGAATTGCGACAAGTGTTGAACTTGCTGGCAGGCGCTATCAGCGACGAAACAATGCAACGCCTCAATTACGAAGTTGACGAAAACAAACGGTCACCCAAAGAAGTGGCTCGTGAGTTTTTGGCGGAAAAGGGTTTTTGA